One Bos taurus isolate L1 Dominette 01449 registration number 42190680 breed Hereford chromosome 16, ARS-UCD2.0, whole genome shotgun sequence DNA window includes the following coding sequences:
- the GPR153 gene encoding probable G-protein coupled receptor 153 produces MSDERRLPGSAVGWLACGGLSLLANAWGILSVGAKQKKWKPLEFLLCTLAATHMLNVAVPIATYAVVQLRRQRPDYEWNEGLCKVFVSTFYTLTLATCFSVTSLSYHRMWMVRWPVNYRLSNAKKQAVHTVMGIWMVSFILSALPAVGWHDTSERFYTHGCRFIVAEIGLGFGVCFLLLVGGSVAMGAVCTAIALFQTLAVQVGRRADRRAFTVPTIVVEDAQGKRRSSIDGSEPARTSLQITGLVATIVVIYDCLMGFPVLVVSFSSLRADASAPWMALCVLWCSVTQALLLPVFLWACDRYRADFKAVWEKCMALMANDEESDDDTSLEGGVPPDLVLERSLDYNYGGDFVALDRMAKYELSALEEGGLPQFYPLRPLQEDKMQYLQVPPTRRFSHDDADVWAAVPLPTFLPHWGSGEDLAALVMPSGPDRRRGSLLAFAEDAPPFRPRRRSAESLLSLRPLALDDSPRRAPGSPPSSPRRRPGPGVRCASASLLPDAFALTAFEREPQALRRQPGPPGSFPACAPAADRTQPGGDVAPPGGGAQRSPGPLPDAHMHSGTLRTGLSASWGEPDGLRAAGAGSTSSFLSSPSESSGYVTLHSDSLGSAS; encoded by the exons ATGAGTGATGAGAGGCGGctgcctggcagtgcagtgggCTGGCTGGCGTGCGGAGGCCTCTCGCTGCTGGCCAATGCCTGGGGCATCCTCAGCGTGGGGGCCAAGCAGAAGAAGTGGAAGCCCCTAGAGTTCCTGCTGTGCACACTGGCGGCTACCCACATGCTCAACGTGGCCGTGCCCATCGCCACCTACGCTGTGGTGCAGCTGCGGCGCCAGCGCCCCGACTACGAGTGGAACGAGGGCCTCTGCAAGGTCTTCGTGTCCACCTTCTACACCCTCACCCTGGCCACCTGCTTCTCCGTCACCTCCCTCTCCTACCACCGCATGTGGATGGTCCGCTGGCCTGTCAACTACCG GCTGAGCAACGCCAAGAAGCAGGCGGTCCACACAGTCATGGGCATCTGGATGGTGTCCTTCATCCTGTCGGCTCTGCCTGCCGTCGGCTGGCACGACACGAGTGAGCGCTTCTACACCCACGGCTGCCGCTTCATCGTGGCTGAGATCGGCCTGGGCTTCGGCGTCTGTTTCCTGCTGCTGGTGGGCGGCAGTGTGGCCATGGGTGCGGTCTGCACGGCCATTGCCCTCTTCCAGACACTGGCGGTGCAGGTGGGGCGCCGGGCGGACCGCCGCGCCTTCACTGTGCCCACTATCGTGGTGGAGGACGCGCAGGGCAAGCGCCGCTCCTCCATCGATGGCTCCGAGCCTGCCAGGACCTCGCTGCAGATCACTGGCCTGGTGGCCACCATCGTGGTCATCTACGACTGCCTCATGGGCTTCCCCGTGCTG GTGGTGAGCTTCAGCAGCCTACGGGCAGACGCCTCAGCGCCCTGGATGGCACTGTGTGTGCTGTGGTGCTCAGTGACCCAGGCCCTGCTGCTGCCTGTCTTCCTCTGGGCTTGTGACCGCTACCGCGCTGATTTCAAGGCTGTCTGGGAGAAGTGTATGGCCCTCATGGCCAACGATGAGGAGTCGGATGATG ATACCAGCCTGGAAGGTGGCGTCCCCCCAGACCTAGTGCTGGAGCGCTCCCTGGATTACAACTATGGGGGCGACTTTGTGGCCCTGGACAGGATGGCCAAGTATGAGCTctctgccctggaggaggggggcCTGCCCCAGTTCTACCCTCTGCGGCCCTTGCAGGAGGACAAGATGCAGTACCTGCAG GTCCCGCCTACGCGACGCTTCTCTCACGACGACGCAGACGTGTGGGCCGCCGTCCCGTTGCCCACGTTCCTGCCACACTGGGGCTCCGGCGAGGACCTGGCCGCCCTAGTGATGCCAAGCGGGCCTGACCGGCGTCGCGGCAGCCTGCTGGCCTTCGCAGAGGACGCGCCCCCCTTCCGCCCGCGACGTCGCTCGGCCGAGAGCCTGCTGTCTCTGAGGCCCCTGGCCCTGGATGAcagcccgcgccgcgcccccGGCTCGCCCCCCAGCAGCCCGCGCCGCCGCCCCGGGCCCGGCGTCCGCTGCGCCTCGGCCTCGCTGCTGCCCGACGCCTTCGCGCTGACCGCCTTCGAGCGGGAGCCGCAGGCCCTAAGACGCCAGcccggcccaccagggtccttccCCGCCTGCGCCCCTGCCGCCGACCGCACCCAGCCAGGTGGGGACGTGGCGCCCCCTGGCGGCGGCGCGCAGAGGAGCCCCGGGCCGCTCCCGGATGCACACATGCATTCCGGGACCCTGCGGACTGGCCTGAGCGCGTCGTGGGGCGAGCCCGACGGTCTGCGCGCGGCGGGCGCAGGTAGCACCAGCAGCTTCTTGAGCTCGCCCTCGGAGTCGTCGGGCTACGTCACACTGCACTCGGACTCGCTGGGTTCCGCGTCCTAG
- the HES3 gene encoding transcription factor HES-3, with translation MEKKRRARINVSLEQLKSLLEKHYSHQIRKRKLEKADILELSVKYMKSLQNSVQGLWPVPSGVEYPSGFRGCLPGVSQLLRRGEEGGAGLHGLLVLERGGGSTMDSASPGPEAPARRGPCAPPIWAPAPAAGGSRSPPPRRLLSGGLPGASTSIPAPQSTSRRFAESPEPGLRLWRPW, from the exons ATGGAGAAGAAACGAAGGGCACGCATTAATGTGTCACTGGAGCAGCTCAAATCGTTGCTAGAGAAACACTACTCGCACCAG ATTCGGAAACGCAAGTTGGAGAAGGCGGACATACTGGAGCTGAGTGTCAAGTACATGAAAAGCCTTCAGAACTCGGTGCAAG GGCTCTGGCCGGTCCCCAGCGGAGTTGAGTACCCGTCGGGCTTCCGCGGCTGTCTGCCCGGCGTTAGCCAGCTTCTGCGGCGTGGAGAGGAGGGCGGCGCCGGTCTGCACGGCCTGCTGGTGCTCGAGCGCGGGGGTGGCAGTACCATGGACAGCGCCAGTCCTGGCCCAGAGGCGCCCGCGCGGCGCGGCCCCTGCGCGCCCCCAATTTGGGCCCCTGCTCCGGCCGCCGGCGGATCGCGGTCCCCGCCACCCCGGCGCCTCCTCTCTGGCGGTCTCCCCGGCGCCTCCACCAGCATCCCGGCCCCGCAGTCGACTTCTCGCCGCTTCGCGGAGAGCCCGGAGCCGGGGCTGCGCTTGTGGCGACCCTGGTGA